From one Lotus japonicus ecotype B-129 chromosome 3, LjGifu_v1.2 genomic stretch:
- the LOC130743300 gene encoding probable LRR receptor-like serine/threonine-protein kinase At1g56130, with protein MGRWCLPQFFTLTLVVAICVNVAQAQDENATTDPYEARVLNSIFSKWSISANQDQWNISGELCSGSAIDSTTTIDDSAYNPFIKCDCSYDNKTTCHITALKVYAVDVVGEIPEELWTLTYLTNLNLAQNYLTGSLPPAIGNLTRMEYMTFGINALSGELPKELGYLTDLRSLSYGSNNFSGSFPSELGDLVKLEQLYAASSGISGPIPPTFAKLKNLLIVWASDMELTDNIPDFIGSWSKLQTLRFQGNSFEGRIPSSFSNLTSLTELRISGLSNGSSSLEFLRNMKSLTILELRNNNISGSIPSTIGELQNLTQLDLSFNNFSGQIPGSIFNLSSLSFLFLGNNKLNGIVPTQKSSSLLNIDLSYNDLTGSFPSWVNEQNLQLNLVANNFTIENSNSSGLPTGLNCLQKNFPCNSGAGRYSDFTIKCGGPQITSVDGTVYQMDNDTLGPAKYFVTDTNRWAVSNVGLFTGNNNPLYKSFVSNQFTGTLDTELFQTARLSASSLRYYGLGLENGFYNITLQFAETAILDSTTSTWKSRGRRVFDIYIQGTRVLKDFNIQKEAGGVSYRAVLKRFRFEVKENYLEIHLFWAGKGTCCIPAQGTYGPLIQAISAIPDFIPTVSNKPPSSGNSKTGLIIGIVVGVGVVSFLSIFAVFYFIQRRKRLLDDEDLLGMDTKPYTFSYSELKNATNDFNIDNKLGEGGFGPVYKGILNDGTVIAVKQLSVGSHQGKSQFIAEIATISAVQHRNLVKLYGCCIEGSKRLLVYEYLENKSLDQALFGKVLSLNWSTRYDICLGVARGLTYLHEESRLRIVHRDVKASNILLDHELVPKISDFGLAKLYDDKKTHISTRVAGTIGYLAPEYAMRGHLTEKADVFSFGVMALELVSGRPNSDASLEGEKIYLLEWAWQLHEKNSVTDLVDPGLSEFNKEEARRVVGIALLCTQTSPSLRPSMSRVVAMLSGDIEVSTVTSRPGYLTDWKFDDVSSFMTDITTKATDGSYYNSTASTSMVGGADHSPIDPSTAILHDLNDGR; from the exons CAAGAGTTTTGAATTCAATCTTCAGCAAATGGAGCATTTCAGCAAACCAAGATCAGTGGAATATAAGCGGTGAACTATGCAGTGGAAGTGCCATTGATAGCACCACCACCATCGATGACAGCGCTTACAACCCATTCATAAAATGCGATTGTTCCTACGACAACAAAACCACTTGCCACATAACAGCACT GAAAGTTTATGCAGTGGACGTGGTTGGAGAAATTCCTGAAGAGCTATGGACTCTTACTTACCTCACCAATTT GAATCTTGCCCAGAATTACTTGACAGGTTCTCTACCTCCAGCCATTGGAAATCTGACTCGCATGGAATACAT GACCTTTGGCATCAATGCTTTATCAGGGGAGCTTCCCAAGGAATTGGGATATCTTACCGACTTAAGATCATT GAGTTATGGATCAAACAACTTCTCAGGATCTTTTCCATCTGAACTGGGGGATCTGGTAAAATTAGAACAACT CTACGCTGCTAGTTCGGGAATTAGTGGTCCAATTCCTCCCACATTTGCAAAGCTTAAGAATTTGTTGATAGT ATGGGCTTCAGACATGGAACTCACAGACAATATACCTGATTTCATAGGGAGTTGGTCTAAGCTTCAGACCTT GAGGTTTCAGGGTAATTCTTTTGAAGGTCGAATACCGTCATCATTTTCCAATTTGACTTCTTTAACAGAGTT GAGAATAAGTGGTTTATCTAATGGGAGCTCCTCACTGGAATTCTTACGGAATATGAAGTCTTTAACTATCTT AGAACTGCGGAATAACAATATTTCTGGTTCCATTCCATCCACCATTGGTGAATTACAAAATTTGACCCAGTT GGATTTAAGTTTCAATAACTTCTCAGGACAAATTCCCGGATCAATTTTCAACTTGAGTTCGCTCTCTTTCTT GTTTCTTGGAAATAACAAACTTAATGGCATAGTCCCTACGCAGAAAAGTTCATCTCTTCTCAATAT AGACTTGTCATACAATGATCTAACAGGGAGCTTCCCCTCTTGGGTAAATGAACAAAATTTACAGCT GAACTTAGTGGCCAACAACTTCAcaattgaaaattcaaataGCAG TGGTTTGCCTACTGGGCTTAACTGTCTCCAGAAAAATTTTCCTTGCAATAGTGGTGCTGGAAGAT ATTCTGATTTTACCATCAAGTGTGGTGGTCCCCAAATTACATCCGTAGATGGAACTGTGTATCAAATGGATAATGACACACTTGGTCCTGCTAAATACTTTGTTACTGATACAAATAGATGGGCCGTTAGTAATGTTGGGTTATTTACTGGGAACAATAATCCTCTATACAAAAGTTTTGTGTCTAATCAGTTCACCGGTACTTTGGACACAGAGCTCTTCCAAACAGCCCGACTCTCTGCATCATCACTAAGATATTATGGCCTGGGGCTGGAAAATGGCTTTTACAACATCACCCTCCAATTTGCAGAAACAGCTATTCTGGATTCTACCACGTCCACATGGAAAAGCCGTGGGAGACGGGTTTTTGATATTTATATCCAG GGTACTCGTGTTTTGAAGGATTTTAACATACAAAAGGAAGCTGGGGGCGTCTCTTACAGAGCTGTCCTCAAACGATTCAGGTTTGAAGTGAAAGAAAACTATCTGGAGATTCATCTCTTTTGGGCTGGGAAAGGGACTTGCTGCATACCTGCTCAAGGTACATATGGGCCCTTGATTCAAGCCATCAGTGCTATCCCAG ATTTCATCCCAACTGTCAGTAACAAACCTCCAAGCAGTGGAAATAGTAAAACTGGTCTAATCATTGGTATTGTTGTGGGTGTTGGAGTTGTAAGCTTTCTGTCAATTTTTGctgttttctatttcattcaGAGAAGAAAGCGCCTTCTTGATGATGAAg ATCTTTTAGGTATGGATACAAAGCCATACACTTTTAGCTATTCTGAGTTAAAGAATGCTACAAATGACTTCAATATTGACAACAAGCTTGGAGAAGGAGGTTTTGGACCTGTTTATAAG GGGATACTCAATGATGGAACAGTTATTGCTGTGAAACAACTATCAGTAGGATCCCATCAAGGAAAGAGTCAGTTCATAGCTGAGATTGCGACTATATCTGCTGTACAACATCGTAATCTTGTCAAATTATATGGATGTTGCATTGAAGGGAGTAAAAGGCTTCTTGTCTACGAGTATCTAGAAAATAAGAGTCTTGATCAAGCATTATTTG GAAAAGTTTTATCCCTCAACTGGTCCACGCGCTACGATATATGCTTGGGTGTTGCACGAGGTTTAACTTATTTACATGAAGAGTCACGACTCCGTATTGTACACCGTGATGTGAAGGCTAGCAATATTCTGCTTGATCATGAGCTGGTCCCGAAAatatctgattttggtttggccAAATTATATGATGATAAAAAGACCCACATAAGCACTCGTGTGGCTGGGACAAT TGGATATCTTGCACCGGAGTATGCCATGCGTGGACACCTTACAGAGAAAGCAGATGTTTTTTCCTTTGGGGTTATGGCTCTAGAGTTAGTTAGTGGGAGGCCAAATTCTGATGCAAGTTTGGAAGGAGAGAAGATATATCTTCTGGAATGG GCTTGGCAGCTTCATGAAAAAAACAGCGTAACTGATCTGGTAGATCCTGGACTCTCCGaattcaacaaggaagaagcaAGACGCGTTGTGGGAATAGCACTTTTGTGCACTCAAACATCGCCATCTTTGCGGCCATCAATGTCGCGTGTGGTGGCAATGCTTTCAGGAGATATTGAAGTGAGTACTGTAACTTCAAGGCCAGGATACTTGACTGACTGGAAATTTGATGATGTGTCCAGCTTTATGACCGACATTACGACCAAAGCAACAGATGGAAGTTATTACAATTCAACAGCAAGTACCAGCATGGTTGGTGGTGCAGACCATTCACCAATAGATCCTTCTACAGCTATACTTCATGATCTGAATGATGGTAGGTGA